GACGACACCACGCCCACCCTGGCCCAATCGCTGCTCAGCGCGCCGCCCGAAGCCGCCGAGGGCGATGCGCCGACGCCGCTGCCGGTGCGCGAGGAGGTGCCGAGAAAGAAGGCCGCCGCATCGTCGGTCGTGCTCGACCCTTCGATCTTCCGCGCCTACGACATTCGCGGAATCGTCGGCACGACGCTCGATGCGGGCGTGGCCGAACTCGTCGGCCAGGCGGTGGGTTCGCTGATGCGCGAACAGGACCTGACCGACATCGTCGTCGGGCGCGATGGTCGCCTGTCGGGGCCGGAGCTGGTCGCCGGTCTCGTCGCCGGGCTGCGCAAGGCGGGCCGCAACGTGATCGACATCGGCATGGCGCCGACGCCGGTGGTGTACTTCGGTGCCTATCACCTGCGCACCGGCTGCTGCATCTCGGTGACCGGCAGCCACAATCCGGTCGACTACAACGGGTTCAAGATCGTCGTCGGCGGCGAGACGTTGTCGGGCGAAGCAATCACCGACCTGCATACGCGGGTGGCCGAGGACCGTCTGTACACGGCGCCGCAGCCGGGCGCCGTATCGGAGCGCGACATCGGCGACGACTACGTGCGCCGGATCGCCGACGACATCCAGATCGCCCGGCCGCTGAAGGTCGTCGTCGATGCCGGCAATGGCGTGGCCGGCGAACTGGGGCCGCGCGTGCTCGAGGCGATCGGCGCCGAAGTGGTGCCGCTGTACTGCGAGATCGACGGCACCTTTCCCCACCATCATCCCGATCCGAGCGAGCCGCAGAACCTGGTCGATCTGGCCAGCACCGTGCAGCGGTTCGATGCCGACCTCGGCATCGCCTTCGACGGCGATGGCGACCGTCTGGGCGTAGTGACCAGGGACGGCGAGTCCATCTTCGCCGACCGTCTGCTGATGCTTTTCGCTGCCGACGTGCTGGAGCGCAATCCGGGCGCGATGATCGTCTTCGACGTGAAGTGCACCGGCCGCCTGCCCGGCCACGTGCTGCGCCACGGCGGCAGCCCGCTGATGTGGAAGACCGGCCATTCGCTGATCAAGGCCAAGATGCGCGAGACCGGCGCCGAACTGGCCGGCGAGATGAGCGGCCACTTCTTCTTCGCCGAGCGCTGGTACGGCTTCGACGACGGCATCTACGCCGCTGCGCGACTGCTCGAGATCCTCGCACTCGACGACGATCCCTCGGCCGTGCTCAAGGCCTTGCCGACCGGCGTGTCGACGCCGGAGATCAAGGTGCCCGCGCCCAATGGCGATCCGCACGCCTTCATCGCGCGGGTGCAGGCCGAGTCCGCTTTCGACGGCGCGCGCCTGTCGACGATCGATGGGGTACGTGCCGACTGGCCGGACGGCTGGGGTCTGGTCCGTGCGTCGAATACCACGCCGGTGCTGGTCCTGCGGTTCGACGCCGACAGCCGCGAGGCGTTGCTGCGAATCCAGCAGACCTTCCGCGGGCAGTTGCTGGCGATCGATCCGGATCTGGAATTGCCGTTCTGAGAGCGGCTTTCCGCGGCCAGCGGCCGACCGCCTGACGTCTCTGCTGGGGCGCCATCAGCGCACGTCGACGAAGCGGGGCGCCCGTGCGGAAGCCCCGGGGTGTGCGCCGACGCTTTCGCAGGTGCGCCGCTGGAGCCGCAGGTGCGACACGTCGGCTTGCAAGGGCACGGACGGGCGCCGGCCGCGGGAGCGGCCCCCGGAAGAGGCGCGATAGGCGGCGGCCGGCAGCAGCGCAAAATGGTTACTGCCTTCCCGGATCTGCGCTTCGACAGGGCGGTGCCCGCGCAAACTGCAGCCCATCGTCTCCCGCCCCACGCAGCGAAGCGCCGGGTCGCCCTGACCCGGTCGTCCCGGGCCGTCCTGCCTTCCGACAGAGGACCAGGCGCCGCGCCGACCGTCCATCGCGACGTCCTGCCATAGGCGCGACGCTACTGTGCATCGCAGTCTGGCCGTCCTCGTCCGAGCAAGCCGGCAGATGCGACGCCACCATCGCTCCCGCGCCCACGTGGCACTGACGGTCCTGTTGTGGCTGGTCTCGATACCACTGCAGGCAGCTGCGCCATCGCCGCCCGCGCTGATGCTCGCCCGGGACCTCGGCACCACGCAGATCGACGTGCCGGCGTACTACGTCAGCGAAAAGCTCGACGGCGTGCGTGCGCGCTGGGATGGCCGGGCGCTGTGGACGCGCGCTGGCCACCGCATCGCCACGCCGCCGGCATTCGTCGCGGGTTGGCCGGATACGCCGATGGATGGCGAGTTGTGGGTCGCGCGCGGCCGCTTCGATGTCGTCAGCGGGATTGCACGGAGCTCCCGGCCCGATCCCGCGGCCTGGGAGGCAGTGCGCTTCATGGTGTTCGACCTGCCGGCGCATGCGGGCCCGTTCTCGGAACGTGTGGTGGCGATGCGCGCCCTGGTCGCGCAGACGGCACGCCCGCAGCTGCGGGCGGTCGAACAGACCCGGATGACGACACGCGCCGCGCTCGACGCACGCCTCGCGCAGGTCGTCGCCGCCGGCGGCGAAGGACTGATGCTGCACCACGCCGACGCACATTACGGCGTCGGGCGCAGCGCCGCCCTGCTCAAACTCAAACCGCATGACGACGCCGAAGCACGCGTGGTCGCGCACACGCCCGGCAAGGGCAAGTACGCGGGCGTGCTCGGTGCGCTGGTGGTCGAGCATCACGATGGGCGTCGCTTCCGGATCGGCACCGGTTTCACCGACGCCCAGCGCGCCAACCCGCCGCCGCCCGGCAGCTGGGTGACCTATCGCTACAACGGCCTCACCTCGACCGGCCTGCCGCGCTTCGCACGCTTCATGCGCACCCGCGACGAGATGCCTCCCTAGGAATCGCTGATTCGTCCCGGATACACCGGCCCCGCTTCCTGCGCACGCCCCTCCCCAAGGCCGATGCGAAAGTGAGGGTCACCCGGCTGAAGGCAACGGCGGCAGGATTTTCCAGCCACGCGGCCCGCTCTCCGATTCAGTCGGTCCGCGGCGTCGAGCCAGCAAGCTCCGTAAGCGGCCGCGTGGCTCACGCGCCCTCAATGGGGTTCCCCGCGCGGAGGAAGAAGGCGTGCGGCGACTCCGCTGGAGATGCGCGGGCGCTGGGCCCTCTTCCAGTGAGGGCGCGCCTGTCGCCCGCTCCTCCAAGCCGCCCGCGACCTTCGCGGGCACCGAACCCGGCACAGAAAAAAGGCCCGCCATCAAGGCGGGCCTTCTCTCACTTCAAACAGCCGATCTCACGGCAGCCGCTCGTCATCCCGGCGACGCTCGAGATAGCCCTTGGCCCAGCGGTCCGCCACGCGTCCCGCAGCTTCGCGTCCGCCCAGGCCGAAGGCCAGCGCCGTGGCCACCGCGACTGCGCCCAGCACCAGGCCGAAGGCGAGATTGACGATGTCGTCGGCAATGCCCATCGCGCGCAGGCCCATCGCGATCACCAGGCCGAGAATCGCGATACGGGCGATCCGCGAGAGGCCGGGACCACCGACGGGATTCGCGCGCTGGATCGCACGCGCGGCAAGGTCGGCCAGCCAGTAGCCGACGACGAGAATCACGGCGCCGAGCAGAATGTCGCCGCCAAAGACGATGAAGGTCGCCAGCAGGTCGCGCACGCCGACGAAGCCCAGCCGGTGCGCCGCCTCGACGGTGGCGAAGAGCATGATGAAGAACAGCGCCACGCGGCCCACGAAGGCGGACAGTCCGCCGGCCCGGGACGCAGTCGTCAACGGCGCGCCGCTGGTCGGATCGACCAGCGTGCCAGGCGCGGGCGCGGACGTGCCCGCGGCGGCGACCGGATCCGCCGACTGCAGCGCGGTGTCCAAGGGCGATGGCGTGCGCGGCGTCGGGCTGAACAGATGAACCAGGCCCAGGCGTTCCGGCACACTGTCGAAGCCAAGGTTCTCGAGCAGACGCGCCAGCAGCCCCGAGACGAACCGCCCCAGGTACCAGGCGACGATCAGGATCAGCGCCGCGGCCAGGATGTTCGGAATCGCGCTCAGGAAGATGCCGAGCATCTCGCTGGCCGGCTCGGAGATCGCGCGGATCGCCAGCGCATCAAGCGCGGCGATCAGCGTCGGCACGATCACCAGGATGAAGGCGAGCGTGCCACCGAGTTGCGACAGCTTCATTCCTTCGGTGACGCCGTCGCGATTGCCGAAGCGGTCGATGCCGGTCGCTGCCAGCAGGTTGGTGACCAGGCCACGCAGCACCTTGGCCACCAGCCAGCCCACCAGGCCGATGACGACGGCGGCGAAGATGTTCGGCAGCATCGCGGTGACCTGCTCGGTCATCCCCGCGAGCGGAACCATCAGGCCTTCGATGCGCAGCGCACCGACGATCGCGGGCAGGAACAGCAGCAGTACCAGCCAGTAGACGACATCGCCGAGCACGGCCGAAATCGGCTTGACGCCGGCCGAGGCCGACAGCCGCTCGTCCCAGCGTCCCGCTGCCATCAGCCGGTTGATCGCGGCGCGCAGGACGGTTGCCAGCAGCCAGGCCACCAGCGCGAGCACGCCGGCGAGGATGATCCGCGGCAGGTACAGCATGACCTCGGTGGTCAGCGCCGAGAACGGTCCGTACAGCCCGTCGAAGCGCAGCACGTTGAAGACGCCGACCAGGGTGAGGAGGATCACGAACCAGAACCCGATCGACGCCGCCACCTTGACGATGTCGAGCTGCGCGGCGGTCTGGCTGTTGAGGCGTTCGTTGACCCGCAGCCTGGTCAGCCCGGTGCGGATCAGGCCGCGCACGAACAGCGCCACGATCAGCCCGAGGATCAGCACCAGGACGGCGCCCAGCACTGCCGGCAGGTAGTGGCCAAGGCTCAGTTCGAGTTGCCGGGCAAGTGTGTTGGGGGGCATGGAACAGTCTCCTCGCGGGGACGCGGCGAGCGCCGCGCCGATCGATGGATGGTCGGCCGCGTCAAATGCGCGGTCGAGGACGGATCAGCATCGGAGATGGGAAGTCGCGTCGCGGGAACCGGCTGATGCGTGACGCCTCGCGTGCGAGGTCGAACTCCGTGCCGGGCACAGTGTGGCCGCGCCCGGTGTGGGCTCGGGGTGAACACAGGCTGTGCAGGGCGGAGGCCTGGGCCGTGGACTGCGATCGTCATCCGGCCCGTCTGCAGTCACTTGGGGATGCGGGTCCAGCCAGCGCGGCGTCGCCGCGCTCGGTGTCAGCAGGCGCGTTCCTTCGCGAACGGATTGAGGCGACGCACCCAGCTGTCGCCGCAATCGATGTCGACAGGTGCAGGCTCCACCGGCTTTGCGGGCGCAGACGCGGCCGCACGTGCGCGTTCGAACCCGGCGATCTTCTCGCGGATCTGCGGCATCGCCGCAAGCGCCGCGCGTTCGCCCTGGAGGATCGCCGCATTGCGCTGTTCGAAACTTGCCGGCCCGATGTCGCCGACCTGGGGACGGATCACCACGTCCGCGCGGGCCAGCTCCTGGCGGCCCAGGTTCTGACCCATGATCGCGATCGACTGGTTGACGATGCCGAGCATGCTGCCGGGCATCGTGCCGCTGGCCTTGCTGGAAATGTCGACCGCGATGACGAGATCCGCGCCGAGCTGCCTGGCTGCATCGACCGGTACCGGGCTGACCACGCCACCGTCGACGTAATGCCGGTCGCCGATCTTCACCGGCTCGAACACGCCCGGCACGCTGCTCGACGCGCGGACCGCCTGCCCGGTATTGCCGCGCACGAACACGATGCGGTCGCCGGTCTCCAGCCGCGTGGCGACGGCGGCAAAGGGGATGCGCATCCGGTCGAGCGTGCGGTTGCCGACCTCCTGGTTGACGTAGTTCTGCAGCGCCACGCCCTGGACCAGACCGCCGGAGAACAGGCGCACGTCGCGGATGCTCGATTCGTCCAGCGCCACCGCGCGCTCCTGCATCTGGAACGGATCCATGCCGCTTGCATACAGCGCCCCCACGACGCTGCCGGCGCTGGTGCCGGCAACGACGTCGGCCTTGATGCCGTTCGCTTCGAGCATCTTGATCACGCCGATGTGGGCGAAGCCCTTGGCCGCGCCGCCACCGAGCGCGAGGCCGATGCGTACCGGCTGCGACCGCGGCGTCACCTGCGCCGGCGTTGCCGGCTGCACGGCGACTGGCGGGGTCGGGCGTATGTCGTCACGACCACATGCGGCGAGCACGAACAGGGCGGCGGTGATCAGCGCGGTGCGCGCGTGGCGATGGGCGGTGCGAAAACGCATGTGATGGCGGGCCGTTGCGGGACGGGCCGAGGATACGCGCGCTGCGCCTGTCGGCGGCTGAAGCACGCGCGGACGCGCGGGATTCAGCGGGCGCTACCGAAACGCGTGCCGAAGAAGTCGCCGTCATTCCAGCGCGGCGCCGCTTCCGCATCGCCGACGATGCGGGCGAGCGCCGCGCTCACGCGCGCCATGCGCGCCGCGTCCGCGTACTGGATCGGCAGATCCACCTGGTCGCAGGGCTGGTGGTAGCAGTTGCGCAGGAACCAGGTCGCCGCGATCTTCGGATTCTGGCTGTCGTTGGCCGGGCTCACGCCGGCGTCGAGGTACAGCGCCGGAATGCCGGCGCGTATGAACGCGTACTGATCGCTGCGGACGAACGCGACCTCTTCGGGGAAGGGGTCGGGCGACACATCGACACCGACCGCTTCCGCGGCCTGCGTCACCGCCGCCTGCAATGTGGAATGCTCGCTGCCGATGGCGATGATGTCGCGCGTCGGCGCGGTCAGGACCGGCATGTCGATATTGATGTTGGCGACCAGTCTGCCTGCCGCCGCCGGCGGATGCGCGACCAGCCACTGCGCGCCAAGCAGGCCGTGCTCCTCGGCGGTGAGCGCGGCGAACAGCGTACTGCGCCCCGGCGCGGCGTCAGCTTGCGCAAGCTCGCGCGCCGCCTCGATGAGGATCGCGACGCCAAGCGCGTTGTCGAGTGCGCCGTTGTAGATCGCATCGCCGTCGACCGGCGCGCCGTGCCCGAGATGGTCGAGATGCGCGGTGTGCACGATCGACTGCGTGGCCCGTGCCGGATCGCTGCCGGGCAACATGCCGAGCACGTTGCGTGATTCGATGTGGTCGATATGGCTGCGCGTGCGCAGGGTCATCGTGCCCGGCAGCGCGAAGGGCGCCAGGCGGCCGGCCCGCGCGGCATCGAACAGTTCTGCCGCGGTACGCGGGCCGTCGGCGAACACCAGGTCGGCCGCGGTCGCGGCGACGCGCACGCCCGCGCGCAGCTGGGCAGGGGTATCGATCGGCCGGTCGTCGCCATCGCGCAGGCGCATCGCCGGTCGGCTCGCCTGCGCGACGCTGCGCGCCCAGGGCGAGCCGGCTTCGTCGTCGACGGTGTTGACCAGCACCAGACCTATCGCACCACGCGCGACGATCGCCTCGGTCTTGGTGCGCAGGCTGGCGTAATGCGCGAAGGGGTCGGGCTCGAAGCTGCGCGGCGCACCCCCGAACACGATCGCGATGCGGCCATCGAGATCCATGCCTGCGAAGTCGTCGTGGCCGAGTTCCGGCGCATGGATCGCCTGGCCAACGAACACCGCAGGCGCGGTGAGTTCGGTGGCACCGGCATTGAAGTCCGGCAGCGGCAGGAACTGGTCGCGCGCGCGCAGCGCGATCGTGCGGCCGTTGCGCGCCACCGACAGCGCGGCCGCATCCGGGTCCGCAGTGGCGCGTACCAGCGGGACACGCTGGAACCAGCCGCCCTCGTCGCCCGCGGGTTGCAACCCGATATCGGCGAAACGCTGCGCGACATGCTCGGCGGCGAGATCAAACCCGGGGGTGCCGGTTTCCCGTCCAGCCATGCGGTCGTCGGCAAGCGCGCGCACGTCCGCCTCGATCCGCTGCCCGGCCGGTGTGTCATTGACGACCACCGGTGCAGGCGGCATCGGCGCCCCCGGCGCGGTCTGCGCCTGCAATGCCGAATCCTCGCTACGTCCATCACAGGCCACCAGCATCAGTACGCAGGCAACGCTCAGCAGAGGACGGGTCATGCGGTGGCTCCGATGCGGGAGGGCGACGGTAGCATGCACCCGCGCCGGCACGCGCCGCCTCAGGCCGCAGCCCTGCCCACTTGCCCGCTGGCTCGTCGGACCCGACCGGGGTCGAAAGATCCGCGCATGCGCGGCTGAGATGCGGCCGGTGTCGAAGGACTGGCGTTCTGCGGGGGCGTCGATGCGCGGTCGTATCGGCGGATTGCCCGCGCCGCGTTCCTTCGATGACGGTGGGCAACCGCCGCGTGCTTGCAGCGCCGCTACGCGACTTGTACGAAAACGTCCGCCGGCAAGGCACGGAACCAACCGGACGATCGCTCCAGTGCGGCCTGCCGCAGGACGACCGGTGCCGCGGCGCCCGCGTCAGCGCCTGAAGCGGACGTAGGCGCGTTTGGCCAGATAGACGAGCTGGCCACCGATCCCGGCGTCCTGCGCCTTTCGCAGTGCGGTGTTCTCCGCGTAGAGCATGCGGATGTGCGCGTCGCGCTGGCTGACCAGTTCGCGCATCTCGGCCACGTCCGCGGCGTCGAGGACTGCACCTTCGACGAACCGCTCGGGCAGCTGCCGGTTGACGTAGTACGTCGTATGCCGCTCCGCGATCTCGTCCGTCGGCCGGTCCTTCGTATAGAAGTAGAGCGCGATGGACCGACGCGTCAGGCCCGCATGTTCGGGCGGCAACCGGATCCGGTCGAACCCGTGCCAGGAGCGTTCCGACGTCTCGAAGATGGCGCAGCGGTTGAAGGCCGGCGCGATGGAGACATCCGGACGCGGCGAGCCGTGCGGGTCGCGGAACAGTTCGAAATTGCCGCCCCACTGCGCGTCCCAGACGGGGTTGAGATAGATGATCAGATTGAGCCGGCGATGCCAGCGTTCGCTCGGATGGAAGTTGAAATCCACATGGGGATCCAGGCTCATGCCGTCACGGTTTTCGTGCGTGCCGCCGCCCAGATACCAGGGGTCGTAGATCAGCGATTCGATTCCGGTCAGCCGCGACAGCAGCTGCAGGAATTCCTGGCTCCGGATTGCATCGTCCAGCTCGCGGTAGGCCGGGCCCAGCTGTCGCACCTTGTCGGATGTGGACTTGCCGCCCGGCTGGCCATCGTCGCCGATGAAGTTGCCCTGCTCGAAACCCGGAAACTCGGCCAGCAGGCGCCTGGCGAAAGCCGGTGCGAAGAACTCGTCGATGACCGCGTGCGGAAACGGTTGGGCCGCCACGAAATCCGCACCGAGGCGATCAGCAGCCTCGAGAACGGGCGTGTTGATGATCGAGGTGCGAGGCGTTCCGTCCATGGGCCGTGCTGAAGTCGTCGAGGACCGGGAGTGTAGCCCAGCGCCAATCGCCGTCAGGACGTTCCGGGTGGCGCCGCTTACGGCAGCGCGCTCCCGTTGGAGGCATCGGTTACCCCCGACAGCTGACGGTGGGGAAGCATCCGCGTGGCCGAGGTTCGCGGACGCCCGAAGCCGCTCGTCCTCATAGATCCGGAAGCGATTGCTGCAGTGTCGCGTAGTCGCCCCAGGGATGGGCCTTGAGCCGCTTGAGCCGCGCCGGGGCATTGCGCAGGGTGAAGGCATCGCCAGACTTCACCCGCCCGAGCTCCTCCCAGCGCAGCGGCATCGACACCGGCGCGCCGGCGCGTGCCCGCAGCGAGAACGAGGCCACGCTGGTGGCACCGCGGCCGTTGCGCAGGTAGTCCACGAAGATGCGGTCCTTGCGGAATTTCTTTGTGGCTGTCGCCACGTACTTCAGCGGGTCCAGTTCCACCATGCCCTGTGCGAAGGCATGCGCGAACGGCTTGACCACGCTCCAGTCGGCGCCGGGCGACAGTGGCGCGACGACATGCAGGCCCTTTCCTCCCGTCGTGCGCACGAACGACTCCAGCCCCAGCTGCTTGAGCAGCTCACGGACATGTCGCGCGGCGGCGACGATGTCGGGCCAGCTGACGCCTTCACCCGGATCGAGATCGAACACGATGCGGTCGGCGATGTCGGGCGCATCCGCATGCGCCCCCCAGGGGTGGAACTCCAGCGCATTGAACTGCACCAGCTCGAGCGCGGCGGCGGCATCGTTGACGACGAGGTAGTCACCGCTGCCCGACTCCTCCTTGAGCCGCACCGTCTCGACCAGGGTCATGCCCGCGGTGTGGTGCTTCTGGAAGAAGCAGGCACTGGCGATGCCGCCCGGGCAGCGGATCACCGACTGGGGACGGCCGGCGATCTCGGGCAGCAACCAGGGCATCGCCGCGGTGTAGTAGTCGGCGACATCGCGCTTGGTCAGCGTGTCGCCGGGAAACAGCACCTTCTCGGGACTCGACAGGGTGGGCGGCGTGCGCGGCGCGTCCGAAGTGGTGGCTGACCCGGTGCTTGCGGCCCGCCCGGTCCTGGCGGCCGCAGCGCGTTTCGGCGCCGAGGCCGTGGCCGGCTTCGCGGTCTTGGCTGCGGCGCGCTTGCGTGGCGTCGGGGTCGCTGTCGGACTCGCCATCGTGTCGTCTCCATTGCGGTCGCTGTCATGCAGATCGTCCACGGACTTGTCGGGGCGCACCGCCTTGAGCGATGGCTGGCGCAGAAGCCCATGCCCTCCGGTGCCGCGCGAGAAGACCTCGACGACGAATCTCGGCGCAAACCATTTCGCCGCACGCAGGTCGGTGTCGTTGGGTGGCACGAAGACCGTGGGCACGTCGCGTCCAGCGCGGCCGATCCTCGGGGTCAGCTCGGTCAGCAGCGCATCGCTGAAGCCCGAGCCCACGCGGCCCGCATAGCGCCAGCCGTGCTCGGGATCGGGCCGGGCCAGCAGCAGCGAACCGAAACCGTTGCGGCTGCCCTTGGGCGGTGTGTAACCGACGACCGCGTATTCGTCGCTGGCCAGCTCCTTGGTCTTGCGCCAGTCGTCGCCGCGGCCGGGGCGATAGGGGCGGTCGCCGCGCTT
The genomic region above belongs to Luteimonas chenhongjianii and contains:
- a CDS encoding 2OG-Fe(II) oxygenase; protein product: MDGTPRTSIINTPVLEAADRLGADFVAAQPFPHAVIDEFFAPAFARRLLAEFPGFEQGNFIGDDGQPGGKSTSDKVRQLGPAYRELDDAIRSQEFLQLLSRLTGIESLIYDPWYLGGGTHENRDGMSLDPHVDFNFHPSERWHRRLNLIIYLNPVWDAQWGGNFELFRDPHGSPRPDVSIAPAFNRCAIFETSERSWHGFDRIRLPPEHAGLTRRSIALYFYTKDRPTDEIAERHTTYYVNRQLPERFVEGAVLDAADVAEMRELVSQRDAHIRMLYAENTALRKAQDAGIGGQLVYLAKRAYVRFRR
- a CDS encoding patatin-like phospholipase family protein, encoding MRFRTAHRHARTALITAALFVLAACGRDDIRPTPPVAVQPATPAQVTPRSQPVRIGLALGGGAAKGFAHIGVIKMLEANGIKADVVAGTSAGSVVGALYASGMDPFQMQERAVALDESSIRDVRLFSGGLVQGVALQNYVNQEVGNRTLDRMRIPFAAVATRLETGDRIVFVRGNTGQAVRASSSVPGVFEPVKIGDRHYVDGGVVSPVPVDAARQLGADLVIAVDISSKASGTMPGSMLGIVNQSIAIMGQNLGRQELARADVVIRPQVGDIGPASFEQRNAAILQGERAALAAMPQIREKIAGFERARAAASAPAKPVEPAPVDIDCGDSWVRRLNPFAKERAC
- a CDS encoding mechanosensitive ion channel, whose product is MPPNTLARQLELSLGHYLPAVLGAVLVLILGLIVALFVRGLIRTGLTRLRVNERLNSQTAAQLDIVKVAASIGFWFVILLTLVGVFNVLRFDGLYGPFSALTTEVMLYLPRIILAGVLALVAWLLATVLRAAINRLMAAGRWDERLSASAGVKPISAVLGDVVYWLVLLLFLPAIVGALRIEGLMVPLAGMTEQVTAMLPNIFAAVVIGLVGWLVAKVLRGLVTNLLAATGIDRFGNRDGVTEGMKLSQLGGTLAFILVIVPTLIAALDALAIRAISEPASEMLGIFLSAIPNILAAALILIVAWYLGRFVSGLLARLLENLGFDSVPERLGLVHLFSPTPRTPSPLDTALQSADPVAAAGTSAPAPGTLVDPTSGAPLTTASRAGGLSAFVGRVALFFIMLFATVEAAHRLGFVGVRDLLATFIVFGGDILLGAVILVVGYWLADLAARAIQRANPVGGPGLSRIARIAILGLVIAMGLRAMGIADDIVNLAFGLVLGAVAVATALAFGLGGREAAGRVADRWAKGYLERRRDDERLP
- the ligD gene encoding DNA ligase D, translated to MSLTEYRRKRRFDTTREPEPGKPAPRGQRAIFVVQLHHASRRHYDFRLQIGDALKSWAVPKGPSYDPAVKRMAVEVEDHPLDYAGFEGEIPKGEYGGGHVARFDTGVWAADGDPEEGLAKGHLRFELFGRKLKGRWHLVRSHKPARQPQWLLFKDRDEFAGALEADDLLADIPPPPAEDAKRAGTGKARKRKEREVEAPAKRSDDWAAAARRLDGARRGAAPDGPFAPQLAKLGDAAPQGEAWLHELKWDGYRLLATVARGKVRLWSRNAIEWTAKVPEITAAVARLGLKSAAFDGELIAGRGSREDFNLLQGTLSGERQGALALVLFDLLHVDGVDISDAPLFARKALLQRILGERPPAHLAYSAHIEGAAETAVELASESGFEGIISKRGDRPYRPGRGDDWRKTKELASDEYAVVGYTPPKGSRNGFGSLLLARPDPEHGWRYAGRVGSGFSDALLTELTPRIGRAGRDVPTVFVPPNDTDLRAAKWFAPRFVVEVFSRGTGGHGLLRQPSLKAVRPDKSVDDLHDSDRNGDDTMASPTATPTPRKRAAAKTAKPATASAPKRAAAARTGRAASTGSATTSDAPRTPPTLSSPEKVLFPGDTLTKRDVADYYTAAMPWLLPEIAGRPQSVIRCPGGIASACFFQKHHTAGMTLVETVRLKEESGSGDYLVVNDAAAALELVQFNALEFHPWGAHADAPDIADRIVFDLDPGEGVSWPDIVAAARHVRELLKQLGLESFVRTTGGKGLHVVAPLSPGADWSVVKPFAHAFAQGMVELDPLKYVATATKKFRKDRIFVDYLRNGRGATSVASFSLRARAGAPVSMPLRWEELGRVKSGDAFTLRNAPARLKRLKAHPWGDYATLQQSLPDL
- a CDS encoding M28 family peptidase; this translates as MTRPLLSVACVLMLVACDGRSEDSALQAQTAPGAPMPPAPVVVNDTPAGQRIEADVRALADDRMAGRETGTPGFDLAAEHVAQRFADIGLQPAGDEGGWFQRVPLVRATADPDAAALSVARNGRTIALRARDQFLPLPDFNAGATELTAPAVFVGQAIHAPELGHDDFAGMDLDGRIAIVFGGAPRSFEPDPFAHYASLRTKTEAIVARGAIGLVLVNTVDDEAGSPWARSVAQASRPAMRLRDGDDRPIDTPAQLRAGVRVAATAADLVFADGPRTAAELFDAARAGRLAPFALPGTMTLRTRSHIDHIESRNVLGMLPGSDPARATQSIVHTAHLDHLGHGAPVDGDAIYNGALDNALGVAILIEAARELAQADAAPGRSTLFAALTAEEHGLLGAQWLVAHPPAAAGRLVANINIDMPVLTAPTRDIIAIGSEHSTLQAAVTQAAEAVGVDVSPDPFPEEVAFVRSDQYAFIRAGIPALYLDAGVSPANDSQNPKIAATWFLRNCYHQPCDQVDLPIQYADAARMARVSAALARIVGDAEAAPRWNDGDFFGTRFGSAR
- a CDS encoding DNA ligase gives rise to the protein MALTVLLWLVSIPLQAAAPSPPALMLARDLGTTQIDVPAYYVSEKLDGVRARWDGRALWTRAGHRIATPPAFVAGWPDTPMDGELWVARGRFDVVSGIARSSRPDPAAWEAVRFMVFDLPAHAGPFSERVVAMRALVAQTARPQLRAVEQTRMTTRAALDARLAQVVAAGGEGLMLHHADAHYGVGRSAALLKLKPHDDAEARVVAHTPGKGKYAGVLGALVVEHHDGRRFRIGTGFTDAQRANPPPPGSWVTYRYNGLTSTGLPRFARFMRTRDEMPP
- a CDS encoding phosphomannomutase/phosphoglucomutase translates to MSDKEPRQTAVVLAQLRQAAPLLAVLLALLAGWAAWVGWQQLRGEQRLAAAEQGRDAAVAATTQSLGAELARLEARLAEPAVQGALASGDLEAAGAALAAGWPQLIAAEIVPGDLKGAYAALDEGGFGRLSSLEAALVAGRPALTVASIDGRPQLLVTAPAETDGRLVGVALAQLPLARATAGLEGAPLDPATYLALRQGNHTLLARGDESLANVAARMAQPVPGTPLRIAAAVPRVGPAPLGLGAVPLLAAAGLLALLAVLALRLPRGSGVVVRSDDTTPTLAQSLLSAPPEAAEGDAPTPLPVREEVPRKKAAASSVVLDPSIFRAYDIRGIVGTTLDAGVAELVGQAVGSLMREQDLTDIVVGRDGRLSGPELVAGLVAGLRKAGRNVIDIGMAPTPVVYFGAYHLRTGCCISVTGSHNPVDYNGFKIVVGGETLSGEAITDLHTRVAEDRLYTAPQPGAVSERDIGDDYVRRIADDIQIARPLKVVVDAGNGVAGELGPRVLEAIGAEVVPLYCEIDGTFPHHHPDPSEPQNLVDLASTVQRFDADLGIAFDGDGDRLGVVTRDGESIFADRLLMLFAADVLERNPGAMIVFDVKCTGRLPGHVLRHGGSPLMWKTGHSLIKAKMRETGAELAGEMSGHFFFAERWYGFDDGIYAAARLLEILALDDDPSAVLKALPTGVSTPEIKVPAPNGDPHAFIARVQAESAFDGARLSTIDGVRADWPDGWGLVRASNTTPVLVLRFDADSREALLRIQQTFRGQLLAIDPDLELPF